GCCTTGTCGGGCAGGAAGCGGTCGGAGATGTAGCGGTCGGCCAACGTCGCCGCGGAGACCAGTGCCTCGTCGGTGATGGTCACCCGGTGGTGCGCCTCGTAGCGGTCGCGGATGCCCTTGAGCATCTCGATCGTGTCGGCGATCGACGGCTCGGGGACCTGGATCGGCTGGAAGCGGCGCTCGAGCGCGGCATCCTTCTCGAGGTACTTGCGGTACTCGTCGAGGGTGGTCGCGCCGATCGTCTGCAGCTCGCCGCGGGCCAGCATCGGCTTGAGGATCGAGGCCGCGTCGATGGCGCCCTCGGCCGCGCCGGCGCCGACGAGGGTGTGGATCTCGTCGATGAACAGCACGATGTCGCCGCGGGTGCGGATCTCCTTGAGCACCTTCTTGAGGCGCTCCTCGAAGTCACCGCGGTAGCGGGAGCCGGCGACCAGCGCGCCCAGGTCGAGGGTGTAGATCTGCTTGTCCTTGAGCGTCTCGGGCACATTGCCCTTGACGATGTCCTGGGCCAGGCCCTCGACGATCGACGTCTTGCCGACGCCGGGCTCGCCGATGAGCACCGGGTTGTTCTTGGTGCGCCGCGACAGCACCTGCATCACGCGCTCGATCTGCTGCGCGCGGCCGATGATGGGGTCGAGCTTGCCCTCGCGGGCGTCCTGGGTCAGGTTGCGGCCGAACTGGTCGAGCACCAGCGAGGACGACGGCGTGTCGCCGCCGCCGGAGCTGCCGGTGCTGGCAGCCGCGGCCGTGCCCTCCTTGCCCTGGAAGCCGGAGAGCAGCTGGATGACCTGCTGGCGGACCCGGTTGAGGTCGGCGCCGAGCTTCTGCAGGACCTGGGCGGCGACACCCTCGCCCTCGCGGATCAGGCCGAGCAGGATGTGCTCGGTGCCGATGTAGGAGTGGCCGAGCTGCAGCGCCTCGCGCAGGGACAGCTCGAGGACCTTCTTGGCGCGGGGGGTGAAGGGGATGTGGCCCGACGGCGCCTGCTGGCCCTGGCCGATGATCTCCTCGACCTGGGCGCGCACGGCCTCCAGCGAGATGTCCAGCGACTCGAGCGCCTTGGCGGCGACACCCTCGCCCTCGTGGATGAGGCCGAGCAGGATGTGCTCGGTCCCGATGTAGTTGTGGGAGAGCATGCGGGCCTCTTCCTGGGCCAGCACGACCACCCGGCGGGCACGGTCTGTGAACCGCTCGAACATTGCACGCTCCTCACACGTCACACGGGGTCGTTCACGGGTTACAACCCCGCTCACACCCTACGCGTTCCGGCCCAGGGACCCTGATCCGTCCGCTGTCAGCGAACGCCTGCGCGAACTCCGGTGTTTCGCCACGGCCCTGTCGGGCAGCAGTCAAGGCAACCCGACCGGAGGAGCCCCCATGCCGCCGACCTATTCGAGCCAGGCGATCACCGACTACAAGAAGACGATCGCCCACAACGCCATCAAGATGATGTTCGAGGAGAAGGGCGTCGGCTGGGAGGGGGACGCCGCGACCGGGTTCAACCAGGGGTCGATGATCCCGTACCCCTCCCTCGCGGGGAACACCCTGCCCCCGGTCAGCGGCCCGACCGGCATCGTCCAGTTCTTCGTGCCCGGGGTGTCGATGAACGCCCACGGCCAGTGGGACCGCGAGGACGGCGCGGCCCTCACCTCCGCCAGCTTCCCGCCCGGCACCACGCTGGTGCGCGAGGAGGAGATCAACAACCTGCCGGGCTACATCTGCCAGGTCGACCCCTGGACCTCCTGCTACCAGCCGTGGCTGGAGCGGATCGAGTCCATCCTCGAGGGCTGGGACACCCTCCCCGACCACGCCCGCTTCGGACAGGAGGCGGAGAAGGCCAAGTCCGCTCTCGTGGCGTTGGCGCCGACGACCGGGTACCCCGCGGCCACCGCCCTGGAGTGGCGTCCCTCGTTCACCGACCCTGCCCCGGCCGTCGCCTTCGACCTGCTCTCGGAGTACGTCGGCGCCGACATCGACTCCGACATGGTCTACAACTTCCGCAGCAAGTACGGCGTCGCCCGGCTGGGCGTGGTCCTGCAGAACCAGGGCCAGATCGCGCTCGGACTGACCCTGGTCCTCGGTGGCGAGAAGGAGATGTGGTTCAAGGCCGGCGAGGACATCATGGCGCTTTGCGGGGCGGCCGAGAACGCCTTCCACTACGAGCCGCCCGACTTCAACTTCAACATCGACCTGAAGGTGGTCAAGGCGTTCCTCGACCTCGCCGGCGCCTTCGTTCCCCCCAACATCAAGCCGATCGTGGTCGGCGCCTCGGCGATCACCGGCTTCCTGCAGGCGGTCATCCCCGAGGACAAGGCGGAGACGACCCCGCCACCTCCGCTGTCCGCCTCGACGGCCGAGCAGGTCGCCACCAACTTCCAGGAGGCGATCCTGACCCTGCGGCGCGCCGTCTTCGCGCAGGAAGAGGTCCTCTACCACTGCGCGCGGCGGCTCAACGAGGACATCGCCGCCGTCGACCGCACGTTCGTCCACATCCACCCCGATGCCGGCCTCGATCCCGGCATCACCACCGCCGAGCAGATCCGGGTCCACACAGGGGCGCTGAAGGACGTCGGGCTCAACCAGGTCCCCGTGATCGCCTCGATCTTCGCCCACGCGGCCGATGACACCTACGGCCTCGCGCCGGCCGACATCTGGACCCGGGGCTGGCCGCTGGGCTACGGCACCCACGGCCCCCAGGAGAACGTCGCGGAGATCCTGGCGGAGTTCGACAAGCTCACCACAGGATCGGCTCGCGAGCTCGTGGAGGCCGGCAAGCTGCTCGCGGTCGCGGCCGGATGGCTCGAGGGTGCCGACCAGGAGTCGCAGGTCGACCTGACCGGGCTGACCGACGAGCTCGAGCGAGGCGAGACCGGCTGGGCCCCGCCGCCGCCCGAGCCGGTGCTGCCTCCCGGCCTGCGCTGACCGAGGAGCACGGCCGGATGCGTCGGGTCAGCCGCGCGGCACCAGCCCGTGCTCGTAGGCGTACACCACCGCCTGGATCCGGTCGCGCAGACCGAGCTTGCGCAAGACCTCGGCCACGTGGGACTTCACCGTCTCGGGGGCGATGTGCAGCTCGGCCGCGATCTCGGCGTTCGACCGGCCGGTGGCGAGCTCCAGCAGTACCTCGCGCTCGCGCGGGCTGAGGTCGTGGGCCGCGGCCGGCTCCGGCCGGGCCCCGGGGACGTCGGCGAAGCGGGCCGCCACGAGCTGGCGGCTGACCGCGGGCGCGAGCAGGACCGCGCCCTCGGCGACCATCCGGACCGCGTCGACCAGCCGCTCGGCGGTGGCGTCCTTGAGCAGGAAGCCGCTCGCTCCGGCGCGCACGGCGTCGTACACGTAGGCGTCGAGGTCGAAGGTCGTCAGGATGAGCACCCGGGTCGGGTGGTCGGCGGTGATCAGCCGGGTGGCCTCGATGCCGTCCAGCTCCGGCATCCGTACGTCGACCAGGGCGACGTCGGGCAGGGTCCGGGCGACCAGCGCCACCAGGTCGCGGCCGTCGCCGGCGGTGCCGACGACCTCGATGCCCGGCTGGGCGGCGAGCAGGGCGGCGAAGCCGGAGCAGATGACGGGCTGGTCGTCGGCGACCACCACCCGGATCCGCGCGGCGGTCGCGGTCATGCGGAGCCGCCGCTCGGGATCGTGGCCTCCACCTCGAACCGCTCCCCGGCCGCCTGGATCCGGAGCCGACCGCCGAGCGCCTCCACCCGCTCCCTCATCCCGACCAGGCCCCGCCCGGACCCGAGGTCGGCCGCCGGGCGGCCCACCGGGTTGGACACGCGTACCTCCAGCAGGCGCGATGTCGCCGCCACGTCGATGTCGACCGGGGCGCCCGGCGCGTGCTTGCGGGCGTTGGTGAGCGCCTCCTGGACGACGCGGTACGCGGCGTACCCGGCTCCCGCGCCGACCGGTGCGTGCACGTCGCCGGCGAGCCGGACCTCCTGCCCCGATCGCCGGGTGCGCTCGGCCAGGGCGGCGATGTCGGCGAGGGTCGGCTGCGGCGCCCGCTCGGCGTCGCCGGCCCGGCCCAGGATCCCCAGGACGCCGCGCAGCTCGTCGAGCGCGAGCCGCGCCTCGGCCGCGACCTCGGCGAGGACCCGCCGCCCGGCCGGGTCGAGGTCCGGCTCGGTGTACGGGGCGGTCTCGGCGCGCACGGCGATCAGCGAGACGTGGTGGGCCACGACGTCGTGGAGGTCGCGGGCCAGTCGCGCCCGCTCGGCGACCACCGCGCCCTGCTCGGCGACGGCGTCCTCCCGCGCCACCAGCCGCACCCGCTGCGCCTCCCGCAGCGCGCCGGCCCGGAACCACAGCACGAACGCGAGCAGGAGGGCGAGCGCGACCGTGTAGACGATGCCGATCTGGAGCGGCTCGGTGTACTGCAGCTCGATCGACGCGCGGAACGGGGCCGCCATGTCGCCCCCGCCGCGCAGCCAGACCAGGACGACGGCATAGGCGATGCCGACGGCCGTCAGCGCCAGCAGCGGCCGGCGCCAGGCCGCCGTGAGGGCGACCGCTGCGAGGTTCGCCACGACACCGAAGTGCAGCGGTGCCCGGCTCGGGTCGAGCAGCGTGACGGCCAGGGGCGTGCACGCGAGGGCGATCGCGAACACCGGCCACCGGAAGGCCAGCCAGCACGCCGGCACCTGGACCAGCGCCAGCGCGAGGCCGATGAAGCTCAGGGCCGCGACGCTGATCACGCCGTACGCGCCGTAGCCGATCCCCCAGTCCTCCAGGAACCACGGCGTCCAGCGGGCGGTCACGAAGCAGATCCCGACGACCGTGCTCGCGGTGACGGCGGCCACCAGATAGGACGCCGGGACCGGCCGGTCGTGCGGCTTCAGCAGAGCGGGGAACATGTCGTCCATCCTCGGGTGGCCGGAGCGGGCCCCACCACCCTCGTGAGAGCGGAACCGGGGGTCCCCCGTGCGGGGGACCCCCGGTCGCCGTCGACGAGCGGAGCGGACCCTCCGGGCCCGGCTCAGCCGAGAAGATCAGTGGGCGTTGTCGTAGGCCTCACGGACGTCGGAGGGGATCCGGCCCCGCTCGGGGACGGTGAACCCGTTCTCACGTGCCCACTCCCGGACCTCCTTGGCCGGCACGCCGCCGGACGGCGTGGCGGCGGCGCGGCCGCGCTTGGCCCCGCCGCCCGCGCGGCCGGCCTTGCGACCGTGGCCGACGTACGGCGCCAGCGCCTCGCGCAGCGCGGAGGCATTCTTGTCGTTGAGGTCGATCTCGTAGTGGGCGCCGTCGAGACCGAAGCTGATCGTCTGGGTGGCCTCGCTGCCGTCGATGTCGTCGACGAGAACGATGTTGACCTTCTGTGCCATGTGTGGGACTCCTCGAAAGGTTTGTAACGCGCCCGTGCCGACGCGATATTCAATCCTTGCACAAACGGGGCCGAAAATGAATCAGCGTTGATTGCGGAGGAATACCTTTTCGAGTCCGCGCAGGGTCAGCCAGGGTGCTCGATGGGTGAAGCAGCGACACTCGTCGACCACGAGCGGGGCGAGATAGCCGGTCGAGATCACCGTCACCTCGCCCGCCGTGCTGCCGAGCGCGGCGACCAGCCGCTCGACCATACCCTCGACCTGGCTGGCCACGCCGAACACCATGCCGGACTGGAGCGCCTCGACGGTGTTCTTGCCGATGACACCACGCGGCCGCACCAGCTCGACCATCCGCAACTGCGCACCGCCCCGGCTCAGCGCGTCGAGGGAGATCTCGATGCCGGGGGTGATCGCCCCGCCGACATAGCGCCCCTGCTCGTCGACGACGTCGTACGTCGTGGCCGTGCCACCGAAATCGACGACGATGGCGGGGCATTCGAAATCGGCGGCAGCGGCGAGCGCATTGACGATGCGGTCGGTGCCGACTTCGCGGGGATTGTCCACGAGAATGGGCACGCCGGTGCGAATGCCCGGCTCGACGATGACGCACGGAATGTCGGGGAAATGGGCGGGCAGCATCTCGCGCCACGCGTTGAGGACGGCCGGCACCGTCGAGCAGACCGCGATTCCGCTGACCTCCTCCTCCCGGGTGCCGAGCAGGCCCCGCAACAGCACGCCCCATTCGTCGGCGGTGCGGTGCTCCGCGGTCGAGACCCGCCAGTCCGCGTGGACCGCGCCGTCGGAGACGAGGCCGAGCACGGTGTGGGCGTTGCCGATGTCGGCCGCGAGCAGGGGCATGAGGCTAGGCCGTCCGGAAGTCCAGGCCGAGGTCGAAGACGGTCACCGAGTGGGTGAGCGCGCCGACCGAGATGAAGTCGACGCCGGTCTCGGCGACCTCGCGGGCCCGCTCGAGGGTGAGCCCGCCGGATGCCTCCAGCGTCGCCCGCGCGCCGGCGGCGGCATTGATCCGGACCGCCTCGGCCATGTCGGCGGTGCTCATGTTGTCGAGCAGGATCTCGGTGCACCCGGCGGCGAGGACGGCGCGCAGCTCGGCGAGGTCCATCACCTCGACCTCGACGCGCAGCCCGGGGTGCTTCGCGCGGACGGCCTCGTAGGCGGCGACGACACCGCCCGCGGCGACGGCGTGGTTGTCCTTGACCATCGCCCGATCGACCAGGCTGAACCGGTGGTTGACTCCGCCGCCGCAGCGCACGGCGTACTTCTGCAGTGCCCGCCAGCCGGGCAGCGTCTTGCGGGTGTCGAGGACCCGGGCGCGGGTGCCGGCCAGCGCGTCGACCCAGTGCGCGGTCGCGGTGGCGACGCCGGAGAGGTGGGAGGCGAAGTTGAGCGCGGTCCGCTCGGCGGTGAGGACGCCGCGGACCGGGCCGGACACGGTCAGGACGATGTCGCCCGGTGCGACCCGGGTGCCGTCGGGCACCCGTCCGGTGACCGTGACGGTGTCGCCCAGGGCGTAGGCGAACGCGAGCTCGGCGATGGCCAGCCCGGCGACCACCCCCGGCTCGCGGGCGGCGAAGTCGGCGACGGCGGTGCCCATGTCGGGCATCGCGTCGCTCGTGACGTCGTCGACGCCTCCGGGGAGATCCTCCTCGAAGGCGAGGGTGACGTGCTCGTAGACCGCGCGCGGGTCGAGCCCGGCCTCGGCGATCTCGGCGAGCAGCCCGGCCGGCAGGTCGTCGTACGGCGTGCGGGCGATCATGCGGCTCCTCCGTCGGTCGCCGAGGCGGGGGCGAAGGTGACCGAGGTGACGCCGTCGTCCATGGTCACGTCGAAGTGCCCGGCCCAATGGGCGTCGTCGCGCTCGGGGAAGTCCTCGCGCCAGTGCGAGCCGCGGGTCTCCCGCCGCAGCGCGGCGGCGTCGGCGAGGGCGGCGCTGATGGTGAGCAGGTTGGTCGCCTCCCACGAGGCCTGGTCGACGGTGTCGGCGGCGTGTCCGGCGAGCTTGTCGAGGACGACGCCGGCCTCGGCCAGTCCGGGCGCCGAGCGCAGCACGCCCGCGCGCGAGCTCATCGTCTCCTGGAGCTCGCGGCGGATGTCGCCCGCGACCAGCCCGGCGGTACGACGGTCCGCGCCGGGCTCGCGCCAGGCCGGCAGCTCGCCGGGCAGCACCTCGGCGATCCGGCGCGAGAACACCAGGCCCTCGAGCAGCGAGTTGGACGCGAGCCGGTTGGCGCCGTGGACGCCCGAGCAGGCGACCTCGCCGGTGGCGTAGAGACCGGGCACGTCGGTGCGGCCCAGCAGGTCCGTGCGCACCCCGCCGGAGGCGTAGTGGCAGGCGGGGGCGACCGGGATCAGCTCGGTGACCGGGTCGATGCCGTGGGAGCGGGCGGTGGCCAGGATGGTCGGGAACCGGCGCTCCCAGAACTCCTGCCCGAGGTGCCGCGCGTCGAGCCACAGATGCGGGCGGCCGGTCTCCAGCATCCGCTTCATGATCGTCTTGGCGACCACGTCGCGCGGGGCGAGGTCGGCGAGCTCGTGGACGCCCTGCATGATCCGGGTGCCCTCGTCGTCGACGAGGAAGGCGCCCTCGCCGCGCACCGCCTCGGAGATGAGCGGCTGCTGACCCCGGGATTCCGGACCGAGGTACATCACTGTCGGGTGGAACTGCACGAACTCCAGGTCGCGTAGGGTGGCGCCGGCGCGCAGTGCGAGCGCCATCCCGTCGCCGGTCGAGA
This region of Nocardioides sp. L-11A genomic DNA includes:
- a CDS encoding response regulator transcription factor, with the translated sequence MTATAARIRVVVADDQPVICSGFAALLAAQPGIEVVGTAGDGRDLVALVARTLPDVALVDVRMPELDGIEATRLITADHPTRVLILTTFDLDAYVYDAVRAGASGFLLKDATAERLVDAVRMVAEGAVLLAPAVSRQLVAARFADVPGARPEPAAAHDLSPREREVLLELATGRSNAEIAAELHIAPETVKSHVAEVLRKLGLRDRIQAVVYAYEHGLVPRG
- a CDS encoding L-aspartate oxidase gives rise to the protein MPEQLRLPGRLTAPSPGWTTRADVVIVGSGIAGLTAALRLRGRVDKILVVTKDVLNAGSTQWAQGGIAAALGPGDTPEQHEADTLVAGAGACDRAAVRVLVNEGPEAVRELIALGTNFDHTDDGELSLTREGGHHRDRIAHAGGDATGAEIQRALIAAIQAAPDIEVIQHALAVDLLLGPDESGVVGVAGLTLHVIGEGERDGVGAVHCRAVVLASGGLGQVFTQTTNPVVSTGDGMALALRAGATLRDLEFVQFHPTVMYLGPESRGQQPLISEAVRGEGAFLVDDEGTRIMQGVHELADLAPRDVVAKTIMKRMLETGRPHLWLDARHLGQEFWERRFPTILATARSHGIDPVTELIPVAPACHYASGGVRTDLLGRTDVPGLYATGEVACSGVHGANRLASNSLLEGLVFSRRIAEVLPGELPAWREPGADRRTAGLVAGDIRRELQETMSSRAGVLRSAPGLAEAGVVLDKLAGHAADTVDQASWEATNLLTISAALADAAALRRETRGSHWREDFPERDDAHWAGHFDVTMDDGVTSVTFAPASATDGGAA
- a CDS encoding type III pantothenate kinase is translated as MPLLAADIGNAHTVLGLVSDGAVHADWRVSTAEHRTADEWGVLLRGLLGTREEEVSGIAVCSTVPAVLNAWREMLPAHFPDIPCVIVEPGIRTGVPILVDNPREVGTDRIVNALAAAADFECPAIVVDFGGTATTYDVVDEQGRYVGGAITPGIEISLDALSRGGAQLRMVELVRPRGVIGKNTVEALQSGMVFGVASQVEGMVERLVAALGSTAGEVTVISTGYLAPLVVDECRCFTHRAPWLTLRGLEKVFLRNQR
- a CDS encoding Lsr2 family protein: MAQKVNIVLVDDIDGSEATQTISFGLDGAHYEIDLNDKNASALREALAPYVGHGRKAGRAGGGAKRGRAAATPSGGVPAKEVREWARENGFTVPERGRIPSDVREAYDNAH
- a CDS encoding histidine kinase, producing the protein MFPALLKPHDRPVPASYLVAAVTASTVVGICFVTARWTPWFLEDWGIGYGAYGVISVAALSFIGLALALVQVPACWLAFRWPVFAIALACTPLAVTLLDPSRAPLHFGVVANLAAVALTAAWRRPLLALTAVGIAYAVVLVWLRGGGDMAAPFRASIELQYTEPLQIGIVYTVALALLLAFVLWFRAGALREAQRVRLVAREDAVAEQGAVVAERARLARDLHDVVAHHVSLIAVRAETAPYTEPDLDPAGRRVLAEVAAEARLALDELRGVLGILGRAGDAERAPQPTLADIAALAERTRRSGQEVRLAGDVHAPVGAGAGYAAYRVVQEALTNARKHAPGAPVDIDVAATSRLLEVRVSNPVGRPAADLGSGRGLVGMRERVEALGGRLRIQAAGERFEVEATIPSGGSA
- the nadC gene encoding carboxylating nicotinate-nucleotide diphosphorylase, translated to MIARTPYDDLPAGLLAEIAEAGLDPRAVYEHVTLAFEEDLPGGVDDVTSDAMPDMGTAVADFAAREPGVVAGLAIAELAFAYALGDTVTVTGRVPDGTRVAPGDIVLTVSGPVRGVLTAERTALNFASHLSGVATATAHWVDALAGTRARVLDTRKTLPGWRALQKYAVRCGGGVNHRFSLVDRAMVKDNHAVAAGGVVAAYEAVRAKHPGLRVEVEVMDLAELRAVLAAGCTEILLDNMSTADMAEAVRINAAAGARATLEASGGLTLERAREVAETGVDFISVGALTHSVTVFDLGLDFRTA